A single Gemmatimonadota bacterium DNA region contains:
- a CDS encoding Trm112 family protein gives MPLAPQLLEILVCPKCKGPLEYNEAEDALTCQRDKLKYPVRDGIPIMLIDEATPV, from the coding sequence ATGCCACTAGCACCGCAGCTCCTCGAAATACTCGTCTGCCCCAAATGCAAGGGGCCGCTGGAATACAACGAGGCAGAGGATGCATTGACGTGCCAGCGTGACAAGCTCAAATATCCGGTGCGCGACGGGATCCCGATAATGCTGATCGACGAGGCGACACCCGTATAG